Within the Pengzhenrongella sicca genome, the region GATGATGGAGGTCGTCCGGCAGGCCCGCCTCGGCGACGCTCCCGGCCAGCTCGCGTCCCGCTCCTTCGGCACGCTGGAAGACTTCCGGGCGGCGCTCGACGAGCTGCCGGCGCGGCCCACGGTCCTCAAGCCGGCCAGCGGCGCAGGCTCCCGAGGCGTCACCCTCGTGACCGGCCGCCGCGAGAGCCTGCGCGCCGCGCGGCGGCTCACTCGGTCGGTGCGGCCGCGCGAGCTCCTGTCCGAGGTCGCCCGTCGCGTCGCCCGCCCCGGCTACGTCCCCAGGTCCTTGCACCGCCGACCGATCGTGGCCCAGCAGTTCCTCCCCGGCCTCGTGGGCGATCACAAGGTCTTGCGCTACGGGGAGCGCTACTACGTGATCCGGCGCGCGAACAGGCCGAACGACTTCCGGGCGAGCGGGGGCGGCCGGCTCGACTTCACCCCGGTCCCGGCGGTCGACGTCGACCTGCTCGACGCGGCCCAGCAGTGGTCGGACGCCCTCGGCTCACCCTTCTGCTCGCTCGACATCGCGTACGACCCGGCGCACGGCATCGCCCCGCACCTGCTCGAGTTCCAGTGCGTCAACTTCGGGCCCGGCGCCGCCGAGTTCTCGTCGGGGCACTACCGCGCTGGCTCCGACGGCTGGGAACGGGTCTCGGAGAGCTGCAACCTGGAGCGCGTGTTCGCCGAGGCCGCAGCCGGGCATATCGCACAGCTGGCGTCGGCCCCGGATCGGGCGTAACCGATGCATCTGGTCATCGTCACGGCGTTCGACTACCCCGACGGCGGCCCGGTCGCGGCGCGCCACCTCGCGCTCACGGCCGGCCTCGCGCAGGAGGGCCACCGGGTCTCGTTCGTCATGCTGCACCAGGCGCGCCCGCCTGCGGGCGCCCGGTCGAACCCCGCCATCACGTGGACGAGCATCGCCCGCGCCGGGTCGACTTCCCCGCTCGCCTGGCGGCTGACCGCGCTGCGTCGCCTCGACCGCTCGATCGGCTCCGCTGCGGCGACCGGCGCCGTCGACGCAGTGCTAGCGGCCGTGCGCGACCCGCTCCTGCTCGAGGCGACCCTCCGGGCCGCCCGGCGCCGGGGAATCCCCGTGCTGCACGAGCTGCTCGAGTACCCCGACGTCGTGCGCCCGCCCGGGCCGCTCGGCCGTGTCCAGGAGCAGGTCTTCGTGCGCCGGCACCTCCCGGCGTTCGACGGTGTCCTCGTCATCTCGGGCGCGCTCGAGGAGTACGCGGCGCGCAGCGGCGTCGCCCGGACCGCGCTGCTCGGCTCGATCGTCGACACGGCGCTCGAGACGCCGCTCGACCCACTCAAGCTGACGACGACGTTCACGGTCGGGTACGCGGGATCGCTCGTGCAGGAGAAGGATGG harbors:
- a CDS encoding ATP-grasp domain-containing protein; the encoded protein is MSKVLLLVDYRGAFWSAYRNIATLCSLDVERIAAELTARGCDVQVQGFADLDLARDDLEGTFVLYTSSEDIGAHYKRYIEAQVIGLRLAGALPIPEPELLLAHHDKVMMEVVRQARLGDAPGQLASRSFGTLEDFRAALDELPARPTVLKPASGAGSRGVTLVTGRRESLRAARRLTRSVRPRELLSEVARRVARPGYVPRSLHRRPIVAQQFLPGLVGDHKVLRYGERYYVIRRANRPNDFRASGGGRLDFTPVPAVDVDLLDAAQQWSDALGSPFCSLDIAYDPAHGIAPHLLEFQCVNFGPGAAEFSSGHYRAGSDGWERVSESCNLERVFAEAAAGHIAQLASAPDRA
- a CDS encoding glycosyltransferase, yielding MHLVIVTAFDYPDGGPVAARHLALTAGLAQEGHRVSFVMLHQARPPAGARSNPAITWTSIARAGSTSPLAWRLTALRRLDRSIGSAAATGAVDAVLAAVRDPLLLEATLRAARRRGIPVLHELLEYPDVVRPPGPLGRVQEQVFVRRHLPAFDGVLVISGALEEYAARSGVARTALLGSIVDTALETPLDPLKLTTTFTVGYAGSLVQEKDGVLTLLRAAAAAAARLAPRYELRLEILGDTRPAAGLTATRESHRLGLDGRATFHGLVPHDQVRGILARCHLLALPRPVSRQASGGFPTKLGEYLATARPVLTTAVGEIPRHLRDGETCLMVAPNDEGALARALVGAASSYDAAREVGRRGRGLIDASFSAPVQARKVVGLVESLRGARP